A stretch of the Armatimonadota bacterium genome encodes the following:
- a CDS encoding bifunctional nuclease family protein, translating into MKVKGVAMDHQMNPVVLLTDAEERLALPIWVGPAEAQAIALQLQGITPPRPMTHDLLRNILQSMDVSVKRVVVTDVRDQTYYAEIHLVRDGKENAIDSRPSDAIALALRMNAPIFVDEKVAAHAIPLRKEEDQDQEMEEWRRFIENVKPSDFKRSLH; encoded by the coding sequence ATGAAGGTGAAGGGCGTTGCCATGGATCACCAGATGAACCCCGTGGTCCTGCTCACGGACGCGGAGGAGCGGTTGGCCCTCCCCATCTGGGTGGGCCCCGCGGAAGCCCAGGCCATCGCCCTGCAGCTGCAGGGGATCACACCGCCCCGCCCCATGACCCACGACCTTCTGCGCAACATCCTCCAGAGCATGGACGTCTCCGTGAAGCGGGTGGTGGTCACGGACGTCCGGGACCAGACCTACTACGCGGAGATCCACCTGGTGCGGGACGGGAAGGAGAACGCCATCGACTCCCGGCCCAGCGATGCCATCGCCCTGGCCCTGCGGATGAACGCCCCCATCTTCGTGGACGAGAAGGTCGCCGCCCACGCCATTCCCCTCCGGAAGGAGGAGGATCAGGACCAGGAGATGGAGGAGTGGCGGCGGTTCATCGAAAACGTCAAGCCCAGCGACTTCAAGCGTTCGCTCCACTGA
- a CDS encoding LysM peptidoglycan-binding domain-containing C40 family peptidase, translating to MHWPKAMAALASLCLILLGSSGAFAQGPLYTVQPGDTLTRIAARFGISARTLAEANGLVDPDVLRPGQVLRIPGRVGESATRPEGSVYEVRPGDTLWRIAHRYGTTPERLAALNGIPVEGPLQIGQRLKVLASPPAGPRFRPASPSSRGAVLAVFARRFLGVPYRWGGTGASGFDCSGFVYAVFRQFGLFLPRTSFEMFGVGRPVSPPEPGDLVFFTTYRPGPSHVGIYLGGGFFIHASSAGGRVRIDSLQDGYYRARFVGARRAY from the coding sequence ATGCACTGGCCAAAGGCGATGGCCGCGCTAGCTTCCCTGTGCCTCATCCTCCTGGGTTCCTCCGGAGCCTTCGCGCAAGGCCCCTTGTACACCGTGCAGCCGGGAGACACTCTTACCCGGATCGCAGCGCGCTTCGGGATCAGCGCGCGAACCCTGGCGGAGGCCAACGGGCTTGTGGACCCGGATGTGCTCCGGCCCGGGCAGGTGCTTCGGATCCCGGGGCGGGTGGGTGAGAGTGCGACCCGGCCGGAGGGATCCGTGTACGAGGTGCGGCCCGGGGACACCCTTTGGCGCATCGCCCACCGGTACGGGACAACCCCCGAGCGCCTCGCGGCCCTGAACGGAATCCCGGTGGAGGGCCCTCTGCAGATCGGGCAGCGGTTGAAGGTGCTCGCCTCTCCCCCCGCGGGCCCACGGTTCCGGCCGGCCTCCCCCTCCTCGCGGGGAGCGGTGCTGGCGGTCTTCGCCCGACGGTTCCTGGGAGTGCCGTACCGATGGGGAGGTACGGGCGCCAGCGGGTTCGATTGCTCGGGGTTCGTCTACGCCGTGTTCCGGCAGTTCGGGCTCTTCCTTCCCCGCACCTCCTTTGAGATGTTCGGGGTAGGAAGGCCCGTCTCCCCCCCGGAGCCGGGAGATCTTGTTTTCTTCACCACGTACCGCCCTGGCCCCTCCCACGTAGGGATCTACCTAGGCGGGGGCTTCTTCATCCACGCCTCCTCCGCGGGGGGACGGGTGCGGATCGACTCCCTGCAGGACGGCTACTACCGGGCCCGCTTCGTAGGTGCTCGCCGGGCATACTGA
- a CDS encoding Mur ligase family protein, translating to MSVRLRLAILLARSAAHVSRGLRWGGGTTLPGRLARRISPGIVEILASQLPRGIVAVSGTNGKTTTARLVAEMAQAAGLRVVHNRAGANLPAGIASALVGAADLRARVQGDVGVFEVDEAAFPLLLPVLRPRVVVLLNLFRDQLDRYGEVEAVARRWRTALQGLPEAIVCFNADDPQVAEVARDLPQATVPFGVEDERCGLETLEDAADVRYCYRCGAPYTYQVVYLSHAGRYRCERCGVRRPDPAVYAEAIHLDGMRGTEASVVWPGGCLRVRIPLPGLYNVYNALAATAAALSLGVSGGALERALKGFRPAFGRAERLRWRGRELEILLAKNPAGLNALLRMVARHPPASLLVAIHDRTADGRDVSWLWDVDFEGLQDSPKRIVASGLRATDLALRLRYAGIPEERLVVEPDLARALHTAAQGVPEGETLLVLPTYTAMLELRRILQREGVAPDFWEA from the coding sequence GTGTCCGTACGCCTGCGCCTCGCCATCCTCCTCGCGAGATCCGCGGCCCACGTGAGCCGTGGCCTGCGGTGGGGCGGGGGGACTACGCTTCCAGGACGGCTTGCCCGGCGGATTTCCCCTGGGATCGTGGAAATCCTCGCCTCCCAGCTCCCGAGGGGTATCGTGGCGGTGAGCGGAACCAACGGGAAGACCACTACCGCGCGTCTGGTAGCGGAGATGGCCCAAGCCGCGGGTCTGCGTGTGGTGCACAACCGGGCGGGGGCGAACCTGCCCGCGGGCATTGCCTCCGCCCTGGTGGGAGCCGCGGACCTACGGGCCCGGGTGCAGGGGGATGTAGGGGTATTTGAGGTGGACGAGGCCGCGTTCCCCCTCCTCCTTCCGGTCCTCCGTCCCCGGGTGGTGGTCCTCCTCAACCTCTTCCGCGACCAGCTGGATCGCTACGGCGAGGTGGAGGCGGTGGCGCGGCGATGGCGGACCGCCCTCCAAGGGCTTCCGGAAGCCATCGTGTGCTTCAACGCGGACGACCCCCAGGTGGCGGAGGTGGCTCGGGATCTGCCGCAGGCCACCGTGCCTTTCGGGGTGGAGGATGAACGTTGTGGGCTGGAGACCCTGGAGGACGCCGCGGATGTCCGGTACTGCTACCGGTGCGGGGCTCCGTACACCTACCAGGTGGTGTACCTCTCCCACGCTGGTCGGTACAGGTGCGAGCGGTGCGGGGTGCGGCGGCCGGATCCCGCGGTGTACGCGGAGGCGATCCACCTGGACGGGATGCGGGGAACGGAGGCGAGCGTGGTCTGGCCCGGGGGATGCCTGCGGGTGCGGATTCCTCTTCCGGGCCTGTACAACGTGTACAACGCGCTCGCGGCCACCGCAGCCGCGCTTTCCCTGGGCGTTTCCGGGGGCGCCCTCGAGCGGGCCCTGAAGGGCTTCCGACCTGCCTTCGGTCGGGCAGAGCGGCTGCGGTGGCGTGGGAGGGAGCTGGAGATCCTGCTCGCGAAGAACCCCGCGGGACTCAACGCCCTGCTGCGAATGGTGGCCCGCCACCCTCCTGCATCCCTCCTGGTGGCTATCCACGACCGGACCGCGGACGGGCGGGACGTCTCGTGGTTGTGGGACGTGGACTTCGAGGGGCTGCAGGATTCCCCGAAGCGCATCGTTGCCAGCGGCCTCCGGGCCACGGACTTGGCTTTGCGGCTCCGCTACGCGGGGATCCCGGAGGAGCGGCTGGTGGTGGAGCCGGATCTCGCCAGGGCCCTGCACACCGCCGCGCAGGGTGTCCCCGAAGGGGAAACCCTGCTCGTGCTCCCCACCTACACCGCCATGCTGGAGCTGCGGCGGATCCTGCAGCGGGAGGGCGTTGCTCCGGATTTCTGGGAGGCTTGA
- a CDS encoding glutamine amidotransferase: MELRIAHLYPDLLNLYGDRGNLLCLRWRAERRGIAVRVTPVRLGEVLDPEAHDLIFLGGGEDRQQALVSRDLQQKAEALRSAAARGVVILGVCGGYQLLGRAYRPAEGEVLPGVGVLDAVTEHPGPRAVRFVGDVVAECTLPGIGTLVGYENHGGRTRLGPGVQPLARVVVGFGNNGQDGTEGAVCGTVFGTYLHGPVLPKNPRFADHLIRLSLRRRYGEVGLAPLDDRFEEAARRVALIRARVRNR; this comes from the coding sequence GTGGAGCTGCGGATCGCGCATCTCTATCCAGACCTCCTGAACCTCTACGGCGACCGGGGGAACCTCCTCTGCCTGCGGTGGCGGGCAGAGCGGCGGGGGATCGCGGTGCGCGTCACCCCCGTACGGTTGGGAGAAGTCCTGGACCCGGAGGCGCATGACCTCATCTTCCTGGGGGGCGGGGAGGATCGCCAGCAAGCCCTCGTCTCCCGGGACCTTCAGCAGAAGGCCGAGGCGCTGCGATCGGCGGCTGCCCGGGGCGTGGTGATCCTGGGGGTGTGCGGGGGATATCAGCTTCTGGGGCGCGCGTATCGGCCCGCGGAGGGGGAGGTCCTGCCGGGTGTGGGGGTGCTGGACGCGGTGACGGAGCATCCAGGTCCCCGGGCCGTGCGGTTCGTGGGCGATGTGGTGGCGGAGTGCACGCTTCCCGGGATCGGGACCTTGGTAGGATACGAGAACCACGGGGGCCGGACGCGTCTGGGACCGGGGGTCCAGCCCCTCGCGCGGGTGGTGGTGGGGTTCGGGAACAACGGGCAGGACGGTACGGAGGGGGCAGTCTGCGGGACGGTCTTCGGCACATACCTGCACGGCCCGGTACTCCCCAAAAACCCGCGGTTTGCGGATCACCTGATCCGGCTGAGCCTCCGCCGCCGCTACGGGGAGGTTGGCCTTGCGCCGCTGGACGATCGCTTTGAGGAGGCGGCCCGTCGGGTGGCCCTGATCCGGGCCCGGGTGCGGAACCGCTAG
- a CDS encoding EamA family transporter: MNRTGDLLVLAAAVLWGTMGIAVRWTDAAGVGAFEASAWRAGIAFVGMLGVTSLTGPHRLRVRVRDLGFFAAYGFVSIALFFLAYFTAIRLSSVATAAILLYTAPAWVAVIARVVLGEQLGARKGTALGLAFCGCLLVVRAYDPTALRLNLPGVLAGLAAGLTYGLYSIFGKLGLRRYDPRAVLTYALGFGAVFLVLLGLAAGVPLERFSPHHVMRAAGPVLYLGVVITLLPQWLYITGLRHVPASRASLVATVEPVVAALSGYAVLGEGLHLPQILGGALILAAVLLVQGRETPST, encoded by the coding sequence GTGAACCGGACCGGGGACCTTCTTGTCCTCGCGGCCGCGGTGCTATGGGGCACCATGGGGATCGCGGTACGCTGGACGGACGCGGCAGGAGTGGGCGCCTTCGAGGCCTCCGCCTGGCGGGCGGGGATCGCGTTCGTGGGGATGCTGGGAGTGACCTCCCTTACAGGACCCCACCGCTTGCGGGTGCGTGTACGGGACCTCGGCTTCTTCGCCGCGTACGGGTTCGTGAGCATCGCCCTCTTCTTCCTCGCGTACTTCACCGCCATCCGCCTCAGCTCCGTGGCCACCGCGGCCATCCTGCTGTACACCGCACCCGCATGGGTGGCGGTGATCGCACGAGTGGTGCTGGGAGAGCAGCTCGGCGCGCGGAAGGGGACGGCGCTGGGGCTGGCCTTCTGCGGGTGTCTGCTGGTGGTGCGGGCCTACGATCCCACTGCCCTCCGTCTGAACCTCCCCGGAGTCCTGGCCGGGCTCGCCGCGGGACTCACCTACGGGCTGTACAGCATCTTCGGGAAGCTGGGCCTGCGGCGGTACGACCCACGAGCGGTGCTCACCTACGCCTTGGGATTCGGAGCCGTGTTCTTAGTGCTCCTGGGGCTTGCTGCGGGAGTTCCCCTGGAGCGCTTCTCCCCCCACCACGTGATGCGGGCAGCCGGCCCCGTTCTCTACCTGGGGGTGGTTATCACCCTCCTCCCCCAGTGGCTGTACATCACCGGACTGCGGCACGTGCCCGCGAGTCGCGCAAGCCTCGTGGCCACCGTGGAGCCCGTGGTGGCCGCTCTGAGCGGGTACGCGGTGCTGGGGGAAGGCCTGCATCTCCCGCAGATCCTGGGCGGAGCCTTGATCCTTGCCGCGGTCCTCCTGGTCCAAGGCAGGGAGACACCAAGTACCTAG
- a CDS encoding MBL fold metallo-hydrolase, giving the protein MILEQIPTGPIGTNCYLLGDEKTRRAVVVDPGSDAPVILELLRHHDLQVETLVATHGHWDHVGAVRPLQQATGARFLAPAGDLELIRNASASALLLGVVVDPPPDPDGFLEEGDVLQVGELSLRVLSAPGHTPGHVILVGPGCAFVGDVIFAGSVGRTDLPGGDWDTLMETIRTKVLTLPEETVLYPGHGPPTTVRRERLSNPFLVGLVRTRD; this is encoded by the coding sequence ATGATCCTGGAGCAGATTCCGACAGGTCCCATCGGGACCAACTGCTACCTCCTGGGGGACGAGAAGACCCGACGGGCGGTGGTGGTGGATCCTGGAAGCGACGCCCCCGTGATCCTCGAGCTGTTGCGCCACCACGACCTCCAGGTGGAGACCCTGGTGGCCACCCACGGCCACTGGGACCATGTGGGGGCGGTACGGCCACTCCAGCAGGCCACGGGCGCCCGATTCCTCGCGCCCGCCGGGGATCTGGAGCTCATCCGGAACGCGAGCGCCTCCGCCCTTCTGCTGGGCGTGGTGGTGGATCCCCCTCCGGATCCGGACGGGTTCCTGGAGGAGGGAGACGTCCTCCAGGTGGGCGAGCTGAGCCTGCGGGTGCTTTCGGCCCCCGGGCACACCCCGGGCCACGTGATCCTGGTGGGCCCGGGGTGTGCGTTTGTGGGGGATGTGATCTTCGCGGGAAGCGTGGGACGCACGGACCTGCCGGGCGGGGACTGGGACACCTTAATGGAGACCATCCGCACCAAGGTCCTCACCCTTCCCGAGGAGACCGTGCTCTATCCCGGACACGGCCCGCCCACCACCGTCCGGAGGGAGCGACTGAGCAATCCCTTCCTTGTGGGTCTCGTGCGGACGCGGGACTGA
- a CDS encoding VOC family protein, with the protein MMRFRMPPEASLVALALRVQNLDRMRAFYEGLLGLREVGRRGEEVRLAPEGRRFQLTLVHSPSSPLHPLGAVGLYHFALLLPDRASLARVVRRLLLANWPFEGASDHGVSEAFYLADPEGNGVELYRDRPPASWPRRDGEIVMVTRPLDVPGLLQEAREAGPLDPGTRLGHVHLRVDDLSRGEAFYAEILGLQVTQRGYPGALFLAAGGYHHHVGLNVWGPRRWPPEGATGLLSYTWWVPPEALAALEIWLRAREVPYGTRDGDLVLVDPARVEVNLTAQRPEAR; encoded by the coding sequence ATGATGCGCTTCCGGATGCCGCCGGAAGCCTCCCTGGTGGCCCTCGCTCTCCGGGTCCAGAACCTGGATCGGATGCGGGCGTTCTACGAGGGACTCCTGGGCCTGCGGGAGGTAGGGCGCAGGGGGGAAGAGGTCCGGTTGGCGCCGGAAGGCCGGCGGTTCCAGTTGACCCTGGTCCACAGCCCCTCTTCCCCCCTCCATCCCCTGGGTGCCGTGGGGCTGTACCACTTTGCCCTTTTGCTCCCCGACCGCGCCTCCCTCGCCCGCGTGGTGCGCCGGCTGCTCCTCGCGAACTGGCCCTTTGAGGGGGCAAGCGACCACGGGGTATCGGAGGCCTTTTACCTGGCGGACCCCGAGGGGAACGGCGTGGAGCTCTACCGCGACCGTCCGCCTGCCTCCTGGCCGCGTCGGGACGGGGAGATCGTCATGGTGACCCGCCCCCTCGACGTCCCTGGCCTCCTACAGGAGGCCAGGGAAGCCGGGCCCCTCGACCCCGGGACCCGGCTCGGGCACGTTCACCTCCGCGTGGACGATCTCTCGCGCGGGGAAGCCTTCTATGCGGAGATCCTGGGGCTGCAGGTCACCCAACGGGGCTATCCCGGGGCCCTCTTCCTCGCGGCCGGGGGATACCACCACCACGTGGGTTTGAACGTGTGGGGACCGCGGCGCTGGCCACCGGAGGGGGCTACAGGGCTTCTGTCCTACACGTGGTGGGTTCCCCCGGAGGCCCTTGCGGCCCTGGAGATCTGGTTGCGGGCCCGGGAGGTGCCGTACGGGACACGGGATGGCGACCTGGTACTCGTGGACCCCGCCCGTGTGGAGGTCAACTTGACGGCGCAGCGACCGGAAGCTCGATGA